The Paenibacillus sp. FSL W8-0426 region TTTGATTATCGGCTCTTATCTGGTCACGATCGGAATTACGGTGGTCGGTACGGTGATCGGTCTGCTGATTGTATCCATGACGGGATACGCGCTTCAGCGTCCGGATTTTCAATACCGCAACAAAATTTCGTTTTTTATTTACTTCACGACCCTGTTCTCCGGCGGATTGGTTCCGTTCTACCTGCTTATCACCCAATACCTGCATCTAAAGGATAATTATCTTGCCGTGCTTCTTCCCGGCTTGCTCAGCCCGTTCCTGATCATTATGATGAAAAGTTTCGTGCGTTCCATTCCCCATGCCATCACGGAATCTGCGAAAATCGACGGGGCCGGCGATTTCACCATTTTCGTCAAATTGATCCTGCCCATGGCCACGCCTGCGCTTGCCACCATCGGATTGTTCATTGCGCTCGGCTACTGGAACGAATGGTACAATTCGATGCTGTTCCTGTCGGCGGACATGAAATACCGTCCATTGCAGCTTTTCCTGTACAACGTGGTCACAAGCGCCGATTTTGTACGCAACTCCGCAGCGGCCTCCAACGTGCAGCTTCGCGACGTTCCGCTCGAATCGATGAAAATGGCCGTAGCCGTCGTGGCGACGGGACCGGTCATCCTGTTTTATCCTTTCGTTCAACGCTACTTTATTAAAGGCATTACAGTGGGAGCGGTGAAAGGCTGATGCATCGCAGCCGGCAGTCGCCTTGCTTATGCATAGGATTTTCAGGTCATCCATAATAAAGGGGGAGTTCAAATGGGTAAATTCAAAACGTTATTATCCTTCCTCATGGTTGCGGTGCTTTGCCTTCTGGCCGCGTGCGGAAGCAGCGGAACAAGCGACGGCGGGGGCGAGGGGGCTTCAGGTGGAGCCAAAACGTATAACGGGATCGATGTCTCCAAATTTGTGAAGATCAGTTATGTCGTTTTGGGCGATAAGCCGAAGAACGATCAGTTCGACAAGGTGCTCGCCGAAGTCAACAAACTCATGAAAGAGAAGATCAACGCCGAGCTGGAGTGGAAATGGGTGGAGTGGGCAGACTGGCAAACCAAATACAATCTGCTGCTCGCATCCGGCGAACCGGTTGACCTGATTACGATCGGCACAGACTGGCTGGATACATGGGCCAACGCGCAGCGCGGAGCCTTCATGAACCTGGACGAACTGCTGCCGACCTATGCGCCGATCACATGGAAAGAAGTAACTGAAGACCATTGGAACGAAAGCAAATATAACGGCAATATCGTGCTGATTCCGGAAGACCAGTACACGCAATGGGTTAACCATGGCTTTTTCTATCGCGGAGACTGGGCGAAGGAAGCAGGGTTGACGGAACCGATCAAAAACTGGGAAGAAATCGGCCAGTATCTGCAATACATCAAAGACAACAAACCTGATGTCATCCCTTGGGATATGGCTTCCGGCGCAATGACATGGGGCGGTTATGTCCAATCCTACACGGATAATCTGGAGCTTCCGATCTCGACGGGTTACATGCCGGTATTTACGGCCAAATCGGATGCCGAGAAATACACGGTAGCCGAGCCGGTATTCGACGATACGTTCCTGAATTATGCCAAACTGATGAAAGATTGGGCAGATCGCGGCTTCTGGCGCGAAGACGCGCTCAACAACAAAAACAACAACCGCGATGCGCTAAAAGCAGGGCTGTCCGGACTAGACCAGCATCATACCCAAACCTTCTCCGGCCTGCGCGTAGACATGGATAAAGCACAACCGGGTTCCGAGCTGCAAATGTTCCCCTTCAACCGTACGCGCGGCACCAACCTGATGGAGCTGTCGATCACCCATGGCGGTACGTCGGTCGGTTCCCACAGCAAAAATCCGGAACGAGCGCTGATGGCGTATGACCTTATTCGCAACGATGAGCAAATCTATCACCTGATCAACTACGGCATCGAAGGCGTGCAATATGAAATCAAGGACGGAAAACGAACTCGGCCGGAAGGCTATGACGAGACCCGCGACAATTTCTACTCCGACTTCTGGGGAGGACGGGTCGACAAATTCGAGATTCCAAGCGATACGACTTGGGATCAAATCGATACATTATACGACGAATACGACAAAATCAAAATTGCGTATCCGTATGGACAATTCGTATTTGACAAAACGCCGGTGGAAAGCGAATTGACGGCGATTTCACAGGTTGCAGGCGAGCTTGGACCGGCGATCAACTTCGGTAAAGTCACCGACCCCGAGCAGGCCGTGAACGAATTCCGCGAAAAGCTGAAGCTGGCGGGGTATGACAAGGTCAAAGCCGAGCTGCAAAAACAACTGGATGCCTACAAGGAAAAAATGGCGAAATAAGCATGCATGAAGCACTCATAACGATTTCTTCAGCCTAACAGCGATCGGAAGATGGTACTGCACTCGTAGTGGCCTTGTGTGATTTAATATTATGGCTTATATAAACCGCAAAAAACATACACACGTTAACGGAGAGGCAGAACCAATCTGGAGAAGCGAAGCGTTCGCCTTTATCACCGGATTTCCCCCTTAGAAAAGGGGATTCAAAAAATCTGGGGATAACAGCGATCGGAAGATGGTACTGCACACGTAGTGGTCTTGTGTGATTGATTAATGCGGTTTCTACAGATAACCAGAGAAACGGTTCCCGGGGAATATGGAAGACTTGTCTTTCATGCCGCAAGGAAACCGTTTCTTTTGCTTTTGAAGGGCATGATTATTTATGCGGTTGCCCAATTGCCCAATATATGAATCCACGGTCATTCTCCATTGGCGAAATCCATATATAATCCATGTCCGCATGACAGCCGATATGATATGATGTAGCTATTATTACAGAAAGCATGAGGTGTATCTACAAAATGAGCAAAGAGTTGACGGATACTTTGATTGAGCAGATGAACTTTGAGTTTTATTCGGCCCATGTGTACATGGCGATGGCGGCTTATTGTTCCGGCGAAAGCCTGGACGGGTTTGCTAACTTTTTCCTCGTGCAAGCAGAGGAAGAACGTTTCCATGGCATGAAAATCTATAAATTCCTGAACGATCGCGGGCATCGTGCCACGTTTGCCGCACTGCCCGAACCGAAAAACGAGTATGCTTCCATGCTCGACGTGTTCGAACACGGTTATGCGCATGAGCAGCAAAATACGAAAAGATTTTACCACCTTGCCGATCTGGCGCTGAACGAGCGCGAGCATGCCACGATGTATTTCCTGAAATGGTTCATCGATGAGCAGGTGGAGGAAGAGGCATTGTTCGACAACATCATTCAAAAACTGCGCCGCATCGAAAAAGACAGCAACGCATTTTACATGCTCGACGCGGAGTTTGCGCAGCGTTCGTTCACTGCGCCTGCCGAGTAATTTCGCGCCTGTAGACGAAAGGAGCGAAGCGATCTTTTCCTTTGATATGGAATCGGGTCGCATAATAGATAAACCGCAAAAAATACACACGTTAACGGAGAGGCAGAACCAATCTGGAGAAGCGAAGCGTTCGCCTTTATCACCGGATTTTTCCTTTGAAAAAGGGAATTAGAATAAATCCGGGGATAACAGCGATTGGAAGATGGTACTGCACTCACAGTGCCTCGTGTGATTGTTTAGTGCGGTTTATATAGATACATATGTAAGCAGTGATTCGAACCTTTCCTTTGGATGAACATGAAGCCTGCCTCGTGCAGGCTTTTTTCGTTGCGTGCGTAAATCCTATCTCGTAAATCTATCAAAGGACGTCAAACGGGTTAATAAGGATTATGTCAAAATTGATTTATCCTCAGTGGATGTACTTTCGGACAAAATCTATCAAAATCGTTTTATTTTCAGTGCTATTCTGACAAAAGTGTAACTCGAACGTAGCCTTTGAAGCTAGAATGTGGAAAATTCGATTTGCTAGAATTAGGATTATCGCCGAAGGATGCATGACGTGAATTGCAGACAGCTGGGGAAATACACCAACAAGGGAGCTTTATTCTATGCAACAAATCCGCAAATCTTTGATGATCACACTCGCTATTATACTGATGATTCCATTGCTTCTGCCGCAGTCGGTTTCGGCCAAAGCCGCATCCAGCACCAAGCAAGCGAAGACCGGTGCCAAAGTCATCTATCTGACATTCGATGATGGACCGACGGCTCATACAGGCCAATTGCTGGACATTCTGGACAAATACAAGGCAAAAGCAACCTTTTTCATGCTTGGACCTGAGATGGAGAAATTCCCTAAAGCAACCAAACGCATCGTTGCGGACGGACACGGATTGGGACTTCACGGCGTGACACATGTTCCTGGCAAGTTCTACCTTTCCGCCTACAGCGGTCTGAAAGAAATGCAGCAGGCGAACAACAGCCTGAATAAAGTGGCTGGCGTCAAAACAACTCTGATTCGAACGCCTTATGGCAGCAAACCTTATTTGAAATCGACTTATCGGGATGTATTGCTGGGTCAGGGCGGGTTCCATTTGTGGGACTGGAATGTGGACTCCGAAGACTGGAAATACAAAAAAGATCACCAAAAAGTGTATAACAGCGTCATGAAGCAAATTCATACCGTGCAAAAAAGCGGCAGAACGCCGGTTGTCCTGATGCATGATCAGGAAGCCACGTTGAAAGTGCTGCCGATGGTATTGAAATCGCTCAAGGCGGAAGGATACAAGTTCGAAATTTTAACCAAACAGGTAGAGCCGGTCAATTTCTGGAATGACAAACGTTAAACGACCAACATCAAGGAGGACGACAACATGAAAAAACAAAAGGTATGGGTAACCATCCCGGTCACAACGGCGGTTCTTCTCGCTCTCGCCGGTTGCGGCGGACAGGATACGAAGCCCGCCGAAGCCAACTCGTCCTCATCTGCTGCGGCAGGACAACAAACATCCGAATCGTCAGCCAATCCATCCGGCAGCTCGGATTCCGGTGCGAAGGATGCCGCGTCGACAAACACAACAGACACTGCGGGAACAGTGGTTTCGTCAGACAGTGCCAATACCGGAAAAGGAGAGAGCGGCAGCGCGGGACAATCCGGCGGGAATGCATCGTCTTCCTCCGAGTCAAGCCAATCGAAGGTGATCAAGGAAGTGCGCAGCCAGTTGAAGCTGAACGGTGCGCTGCTGCCGACTTCTTTCCCGCTCGACAAAGGAAAAACCTTGGCGGCTTCGATCGATTCCAATACGTCAAATGCCTTCCAAGTCACGTTCTATGCCGTGGATCAGCCGGTGGCCCTGAACGATTCGTCCCTGACAAAATCGGGCAGCAAGGCGGCTGTCATCGCAACGTTTGAGGTAAACACATACAAAGATCCGAATAGCACGGATATCTTCCCGGATGAGGAAACGGGTAATGTGCCGGACGACATGAAAGTGGATTTGGGGCACAGCATTCAAGGCGTTGCCGAAGGCGCGGCCGGATCACAATATTTGACCTGGAATGAGGGCAGATGGACGCTGCGCATCCAGTCGATCTCCGAGGATCAAATGAACAACCCGGGCATTGCGAAAAAAATGGTGGGATTTTTGGAAACGCACAAGCTGCCTGCTCCCAAAGACAAAGGTTTTGTAGACGTACACTATCCAAGCGGAGGCAAGTCCGTAAATGTCGCCATCTCCTGGCAAGCGGGCAAACAGATCTATCAGCTCAAAACCAGTCAGGTGCCGAACGAAGCGCTTGGCATGGTAGCGTCCGTTAAATAGACTTGAGTCGAGTTTCTATGACAGTCGGGTCGCAACGAAAAAGCTTGGCCGGAACATAAACCCCGGCCAAGCTTTTTTTTGGAATTGTATTATTTGAACCAGCCTTTTTCCTTCGAGCGCGTGATGGCTTCGATGCGATTGCTTGCACCAAGCTTACCCAGAATGATGGAGATATAGTTGCGAACCGTGCCTGTCGTAATGAACAAGTGGCCCGCAATTTCCTTGGTGTTTTTGCCGTCGGCCATCAAACCGAGTACGGCATGCTCGCGTTCGGTTAAAGGGTTTTCCTCAACATAGGCTTCGTCTACCAGATCCGGGGCAAAAATGCGCCTGCCGTTCATGACCTGGCGGATCGATTCGGCAAGTTCTTCGATCGGACTGTCCTTCAGCAGGTATCCGCGCACGCCGCCCTTCAGGGCGCGTTCGAAATAACCGGTTCGGGCAAACGTGGTCAGAATGATCACCTTGCAGCTCATGCCTTTCAGTTCCTCCGCAGCTTCAAGGCCGCTTTTCACGGGCATTTCGATGTCCATCAGGCAAATGTCGGGAGCATGCTCGCGAACAAGCTCGAGCGCTTCTTGTCCATTGCTTGCTTGTCCGACGACCTGCATGTCATGTTCAAGATTGAGCAGGGAGGACAGGGCGCCAAGCATCATGCGTTGGTCCTCGGCGACGACGATTCGTATCATGTTTCTTCCTCCTTCATCGGTTTGCGCGTCAGTTTCGGGACGCGGATCACGAGTGTGGTCCCGTCCTGATCCGCACCGGATTGAATATCCAGGCAGCCGTTGACGAATTCAAGCCGTTCCTTCATGCCGAGAATGCCCGTGCCTCTGCGGTCCTTGCTCATGGTTTGTTCGATGCCGACACCATTGTCCTGCACGCTGAGCAGGTTATCCGACGGCGTTTCGTCAAGCCGGATGCGGCAAACGGTGGCCTGGCTATGTTTGACGACATTGGTTACGGCCTCTTTGAGGCACATGCCCATGACGTTTTCGTTGAGTTGAGACGTATCCTGCAATTTGGGATTCCCTTCAAACACATACGTGATCGAAGCGGCTCTCAATATTTGTTCGGCACGATGCAGCTCATCGACCAGCTGTGTGCCCCGCATCGTGGTAACCATCTCGCGCACTTCCTTGAGTGCGGTCGTCGCGGTTTGTCTCAGGTCGTTCAGCTCCGATTCGGCCTGATCGGGATTGATGCGCAGCAGTCGTTTGGCCAGATCGGTTTTCAGGCCGATCAGGGACAGCTTTTGACCAAGCGTGTCGTGCAGATCCCTCGCGATGCGCTGCCGCTCTTCCATTTTCACCAGCTCATCCAGCCGTTTATTGGCGCTCTCCAGTTGATCTTCGAGCTGTTCGCGCTTGTTTTTGTTATACATGTTGATGGGCAGCAGGATGGAGGCCACGAGACTGATAAAGACGAACGGCAGCTGGCTGAGCAGCAGAGTGCTGCGGTTGATAACCGCATAGTTCACCGTCATGAACATGGTCACGAGATGAATCAAATAGAGGGAAATAAAGCCGGCCCTGTTTTTGATCGATCCGATAAAAAAGGCCAGAAACAGCGAGAAATACGCATAATCGTAAACAATGGTCATCGTGATGGAGATGGCAATCAGCAGTCCGATCCACATGTAAACCTGCCATCCCCGAGTGATGGAGGCCAGCAGATAACAGGCAAAGAAAACCAGAATCATCACAATGCCCGTAATCATCGTCCATAGCTCGGAATATTGCGATATATAATAGAAGGGTAGGATAAAAAAGACAAGCCAGACGTACGGGTTCAAGCCGGTGTTTTTATAAAAAAGCTGCGTCCACTTCTGAATGAAACTCTCCTCCTCGAAACGTTAAACTGCATCAAACGCAACCGAACTTAGCCTGACTGTAGCATGACTCGGCCTCGAATACAAGCAAACGAAACGGACAGAGATTAGGATTTCTCTGTCAGACTCGCTTGCGTGGTTACGCGTATGGTGGAAGTGGAACGTGCCGGGAGAGCTCGGTTGTTTCGCTTTAGATCGGCAAAGGTCATGAAACGTTTGCTGTCCTCGTCCCATAGACGAAAGCGCAATGCGGCCAGGCTGGTGCGCAGGGTGATCGTTGTCGCTTGCTGCAGCGGCGGCGTGGCATTATGCGCGTCTTCCAGGTAATAATTGGGGACGCGCGGACTCAGGTGATGGACGTGGTGAAATCCGATGTTTCCGCTGATCCACTGCAGCAACCGCGGCAGCTTGTAGTATGAGCTTCCTTCAACAGCGGCCTTCACGTAGCTCCATTCATCCTCATGCTCGAAGTACGTATCTTCGAATTGATGCTGAACGTAAAACAGCCAGATGCCGAAGAAACCGGAAAAGAAAAAGATCGGAGCTTGGACAAGCACAAAAGCCTGCCAGCCGACGGCCCAGCACATCAGCGCGTACAAGGCCACAATCAACACATTGGTCAAATACGTGTTCATCCGCTCTTTGCGGCGGGCCCCCTTGCGATTGAACCGGTAGGACAGCAGAAAGACATAGAACGGACCAAGTCCAAACATGATGAGCGGGTTACGATAAAGGCGGTAACGCAGCCGCAGCCACGGGGAGGCCTCCCGATATTCCTGCGTGGTCATGACCCAGATGTCGCCGATGCCGCGTTTGTCCAGATTGCTGCTGGTCGCATGATGGATGGCGTGCGTTGCTTTCCACTGCTGGTAAGGGACATGGGTTAATACGCCGGTGATCGTTCCGAGCCAATCGTTGGCGCGTTTGTTTTTGAAAAAGGAGCCGTGGCAGCAATCATGGAAAATGATGAATGTCCGCAGCACGAAACCGGAAGCGACGATCGCGATCGGCAGCGTCAGCCAGTAGGACACGGACAGGCTGAAGTAGGCCGCCGCCCATAATAGAAAAAGTGGAAGCAATGTATTGAACAATTGGCGAATGCTTAGATGCATATCATGTTTTTCAAACGGAATGACTTCTTTTTTCAATGCAAGTTCTTTGGTTCTGTTCATGATGAATGCCCTCCTTGAATCGAATCGCTTTCATTGTAAAGGGAAAGGCGTATCATGGGTAAGTCATAAACGTCAGCGCCTGATCATGATAAACATCAAGGACGGAGCATGACATTTGTCATGGGTGTAGGGCTAATAAGAGAAATCCTTTGCACAAATCGCGCAACATTTTGTATTTTGTATACAAATTTTGCGCGGGACATGATAGAATCAATGCTTGGGTATACGTGGTAATATGACAATGGATTAAAAATAACATGACAGCGAGAGCTGATTTTCTGATGATTGGAAGGAATGTTGGATGAAAAAACGAATAACGGATATCGCTTATCTGATGGTCGGTGCTTTCTTGTTTGCGCTGGCCGTAAACCTGTTCATTATCCCGAATGATTTGGGCGAAGGCGGCGTAACCGGAATTACCATCATTTTATATTACTTGTTCGAATGGTCGCCAGGGTTGATGAACCTGATTCTGAACGGCATTTTGCTCGTCGTTGGTTATAAGTTTCTGGACAAAACGACGACGGTGTATACGATTATTACCGTGCTGTTCAACTCGTTGTTTTTGCATCTCACGGAGAGCTGGACGATCGATTCCAACGAGCTGTGGATTAATACGATTTTTGCAGGGGTATTTGCCGGTCTCGGCATCGGATTGATCGTACGCGTGGGCGGCACGACGGCGGGAACGGTCATTCTGGCGCGAATCGCCAACAAATATTTGGACTGGAGCATCAGTTACGCATTGTTGTTTTTTGACCTGATCGTGGCGTTTTCGTCGTTCTTTATTATTGGGGCCAAAGGTTTGATGTGTACGATCGTTCTGCTGTTTGTCGGGACAAAAATGATGGAATTCATCATTGAAGGACTCAATCCGAAAAAGGCGGTAACGATCATTTCGACCAAACAGGACAATATCGCCCGTCAGGTCATCGAGAAAATGGACCGCGGGGTTACGGTGCTTTCCGGGCATGGGTATTACACGAAAAACCCCAAGGAAATTTTGTATATCGTCATCAGCAAACAGGAAGTGCCTATGTTGAAAAAGATCGTGCGGGCAGAGGATACGGATGCCTTCATTACGATCCATGACGTGCGCGACGTATTCGGGGAAGGCTTCATTGAGTTGTCGAAAACGTAAGTGGAACGAAAAATAAGTGGATTTTAAGGAAGCCCTGGCGCAATAACGCCACGGCTTTTTTGCTTAAGGGATAGATGGATACGATAATAGCTGCTTGCGGCGTTTTGGGGATGTTTTTTCGCATGATGGCGTCCATTTGTATTATCAATTTCGCCGTTATTCGTTACAATTGTAGCTGTACCGGACTCATCGGCTAAAAACCGCAAAGGACATACACATGTTAGCGGAGAGGCAGAACCAATCTGGAGAAGCGAGGTGTTCGCCTTTATCCCCGGATTTTCCCCTTAGAATAGGGGGATCAAAAAAATCCGGGGATAACAGCGATCGAAAGATGGTACTGCCCTCGCAGTGCTCTTGTGTGAATGACTAGTGCGGTTTATACGAAGGGTCTGGATACGAAGCCCGGATTTTAACCGTAGAGGGGAATGACAATCATGGCCGAGCGAACGATGGAACGGATGTCCAAGGAACAGCAGTATTTGGTGAAACAGTCCATGGCGATGATGGACCGCTTTTATGACGAACAGGCAGGGCTGCTCCTCAGTTTTGAAGAGAATTCCGCGCAGTACAGCACGCGTGCCAGCGCGCATTATGCGCTGGGTTTGCTGATTCGTAATGAAACAGCCGACTTGGACCGTGCGATTCGTCTGCTGCATAACGTACTCGATATGCAATTCGATGCTCCCGAAGAAATTTATCACGGAACCTTTCGGACGAGGCCGGATGCGGCAGACCCGCCAAAGGGCAATTATCAATGGAAATCCTTTGCGCCGGGAACAGCACATTTTCTGGAGCAAACGTTCGATCGAATATCGGCGAAGCTGGCTCATGACTTGCAGGCAGAGGGAGTCATCCACGCTGACGCGGCTGATGCCAAACGCCTGAAACAGCTGTTCAGGAAGGCCGTGAATCAAGTACTGCCGCCGGTTTGGATCAGCTATGACCCGAACTGGAGAGAGTTCATTGCCTGCGTCTGCGCGGTCGCGACGGCGGAATTTGCCGATGTGCTGCCTGAATCTCTTTTGCAGCGCATGGACCATGCGATGGAACTGGCTGTGCAGGGTTCCATCGATCGCAGATTGTCCGATGCGATCCCCATGAACACCAACATCGAACTTATGCATATGTTCATCACCCATTATTACGGACATCGCTTCCAGCGGGAAGATTGGATGGAACACGCAGACAGGCAAGCAGAGGCGCTGCTGCGGGAATTTGATCAATACGGATCGTTTGCCGAGTTTAATACAACGACGTATTACGGGGTGGACCTGACCGTGCTGGGCATGTGGAGAAGATACGGGATCACCGAACGTTTCAGAGGGATTGGCGCCAAGATGGAGGCAGGACTCTGGAACAATATCGCGCTTTATTATAATGCCAACCTTGAAAATTTGTCCGGTCCTTTTGCCCGGGCGTATGATATGGAGATGAGGGAACACAGCTCCATCGGCGTATTTTTATATATGGTGCTTGGCGAAGGCTACGAATATCTCGCAGGCATGAATTGCGAATCAGGGCATGATCCGTTAATTGCGCTGGTTGGGGTGAACGTCCCGGATGAAGCGCTTCCATTTCTTCGGTCCCATCCGGGAGACCGCTTGGTGGTCAAGCAGTTTTTGGAGTTATGCGAGCGCAACGATCCAACAGACAATCGCACGCTTTGCACGGCCAAGGCCTGGATCGGCGCAAACCGCATGGTCGGAGCGATGTCCGGGAGCCGCAATACGAATGGCCAGATGCATCCGGCCACCGTCCATTGGCGGACGGATCAGGGCGAGAAATATTATTTGCGACTGATCCGGCGCGAGGTCGGCGAAGGATGGAACACCCATCTGCGAGGCATTACCTTTGATGCCGATGTCAGCGATAGTGCGCTGACGGTCGAGGTCGCGCTGGACACGACGGAGGAGATCGAGGTGTACTTCGAAATCCGAGGTCCCAATCTTCGTCCTGAGGACTTTACGCCGGCACGGTGGAATATGCCTGGCTTGAGCTGTGAGGTGCAGGCGGCCGCACCGGAACCGGAAATGTTGTTTTTTACGGAGCATGCCGAAATGGTTTACAGGTATGTGCCTGGAAAGACATCGAATCGGATGAGCTTTGCATTGAAGTTTTGTTGAGCGAATGGAATGATGTGAGAAACAAGTATGCCAAAAGGGGATGCTGCTGTCTTGATATGTTCAGCACATCCCCTTTTTGGCGTTTACGCATACATGCTGCGTTCAACCTCGTTCAACGCGATGGAGATATCCTCGTTTGAGTTATCGATGTAGGCTACGGAAGAGTAGGGAAGCGGCCATGCAACCTGCTTGCGTGCCAGCGAGGCTGCAAACTTGTCCCAGTTGGCGAGTTTCCATTCATCTAGAGGAGATTGCCTGGCCGTAATCCGTTCTTTGTATAGTGCTTCGCTGTTCAAATAAATGTATGCTACGCGCACGTCGGTATCTTGCAGCGAACGCCCGATGCGAGCCAATTCCTGTTCGATCCAGTCCGGAGTCTGTGTTTCTTTGGTAAATGGTCCGACAACGATGGTGTCGATGCCAAGCGCTACGTTGTCTAGAGCGGCATCCATCGTGATGCGATAGCCGAGATCCCGGCAAAGCCGTTTGTATTCAGGCGAATCGCGGTCTGTCGGGTCCAGTCCCTGTAATGTCATGA contains the following coding sequences:
- a CDS encoding response regulator transcription factor; translation: MIRIVVAEDQRMMLGALSSLLNLEHDMQVVGQASNGQEALELVREHAPDICLMDIEMPVKSGLEAAEELKGMSCKVIILTTFARTGYFERALKGGVRGYLLKDSPIEELAESIRQVMNGRRIFAPDLVDEAYVEENPLTEREHAVLGLMADGKNTKEIAGHLFITTGTVRNYISIILGKLGASNRIEAITRSKEKGWFK
- a CDS encoding YitT family protein, with amino-acid sequence MKKRITDIAYLMVGAFLFALAVNLFIIPNDLGEGGVTGITIILYYLFEWSPGLMNLILNGILLVVGYKFLDKTTTVYTIITVLFNSLFLHLTESWTIDSNELWINTIFAGVFAGLGIGLIVRVGGTTAGTVILARIANKYLDWSISYALLFFDLIVAFSSFFIIGAKGLMCTIVLLFVGTKMMEFIIEGLNPKKAVTIISTKQDNIARQVIEKMDRGVTVLSGHGYYTKNPKEILYIVISKQEVPMLKKIVRAEDTDAFITIHDVRDVFGEGFIELSKT
- a CDS encoding sensor histidine kinase, translated to MQKWTQLFYKNTGLNPYVWLVFFILPFYYISQYSELWTMITGIVMILVFFACYLLASITRGWQVYMWIGLLIAISITMTIVYDYAYFSLFLAFFIGSIKNRAGFISLYLIHLVTMFMTVNYAVINRSTLLLSQLPFVFISLVASILLPINMYNKNKREQLEDQLESANKRLDELVKMEERQRIARDLHDTLGQKLSLIGLKTDLAKRLLRINPDQAESELNDLRQTATTALKEVREMVTTMRGTQLVDELHRAEQILRAASITYVFEGNPKLQDTSQLNENVMGMCLKEAVTNVVKHSQATVCRIRLDETPSDNLLSVQDNGVGIEQTMSKDRRGTGILGMKERLEFVNGCLDIQSGADQDGTTLVIRVPKLTRKPMKEEET
- a CDS encoding polysaccharide deacetylase family protein, giving the protein MQQIRKSLMITLAIILMIPLLLPQSVSAKAASSTKQAKTGAKVIYLTFDDGPTAHTGQLLDILDKYKAKATFFMLGPEMEKFPKATKRIVADGHGLGLHGVTHVPGKFYLSAYSGLKEMQQANNSLNKVAGVKTTLIRTPYGSKPYLKSTYRDVLLGQGGFHLWDWNVDSEDWKYKKDHQKVYNSVMKQIHTVQKSGRTPVVLMHDQEATLKVLPMVLKSLKAEGYKFEILTKQVEPVNFWNDKR
- a CDS encoding AAA family ATPase: MSKLIFFLGGAGSGKTTLAKALSRQRKAAFFDMDILLRPAAEAIMTLQGLDPTDRDSPEYKRLCRDLGYRITMDAALDNVALGIDTIVVGPFTKETQTPDWIEQELARIGRSLQDTDVRVAYIYLNSEALYKERITARQSPLDEWKLANWDKFAASLARKQVAWPLPYSSVAYIDNSNEDISIALNEVERSMYA
- a CDS encoding ferritin translates to MSKELTDTLIEQMNFEFYSAHVYMAMAAYCSGESLDGFANFFLVQAEEERFHGMKIYKFLNDRGHRATFAALPEPKNEYASMLDVFEHGYAHEQQNTKRFYHLADLALNEREHATMYFLKWFIDEQVEEEALFDNIIQKLRRIEKDSNAFYMLDAEFAQRSFTAPAE
- a CDS encoding carbohydrate ABC transporter permease is translated as MDEQFEHDRLRSDRSSIFLRWFSYIFIGAFALLCLFPFLLVIGTSFTSENAIKQFGFNIWPKEFSLFAYKIIFENPNLIIGSYLVTIGITVVGTVIGLLIVSMTGYALQRPDFQYRNKISFFIYFTTLFSGGLVPFYLLITQYLHLKDNYLAVLLPGLLSPFLIIMMKSFVRSIPHAITESAKIDGAGDFTIFVKLILPMATPALATIGLFIALGYWNEWYNSMLFLSADMKYRPLQLFLYNVVTSADFVRNSAAASNVQLRDVPLESMKMAVAVVATGPVILFYPFVQRYFIKGITVGAVKG
- a CDS encoding fatty acid desaturase — translated: MNRTKELALKKEVIPFEKHDMHLSIRQLFNTLLPLFLLWAAAYFSLSVSYWLTLPIAIVASGFVLRTFIIFHDCCHGSFFKNKRANDWLGTITGVLTHVPYQQWKATHAIHHATSSNLDKRGIGDIWVMTTQEYREASPWLRLRYRLYRNPLIMFGLGPFYVFLLSYRFNRKGARRKERMNTYLTNVLIVALYALMCWAVGWQAFVLVQAPIFFFSGFFGIWLFYVQHQFEDTYFEHEDEWSYVKAAVEGSSYYKLPRLLQWISGNIGFHHVHHLSPRVPNYYLEDAHNATPPLQQATTITLRTSLAALRFRLWDEDSKRFMTFADLKRNNRALPARSTSTIRVTTQASLTEKS
- a CDS encoding ABC transporter substrate-binding protein, producing the protein MGKFKTLLSFLMVAVLCLLAACGSSGTSDGGGEGASGGAKTYNGIDVSKFVKISYVVLGDKPKNDQFDKVLAEVNKLMKEKINAELEWKWVEWADWQTKYNLLLASGEPVDLITIGTDWLDTWANAQRGAFMNLDELLPTYAPITWKEVTEDHWNESKYNGNIVLIPEDQYTQWVNHGFFYRGDWAKEAGLTEPIKNWEEIGQYLQYIKDNKPDVIPWDMASGAMTWGGYVQSYTDNLELPISTGYMPVFTAKSDAEKYTVAEPVFDDTFLNYAKLMKDWADRGFWREDALNNKNNNRDALKAGLSGLDQHHTQTFSGLRVDMDKAQPGSELQMFPFNRTRGTNLMELSITHGGTSVGSHSKNPERALMAYDLIRNDEQIYHLINYGIEGVQYEIKDGKRTRPEGYDETRDNFYSDFWGGRVDKFEIPSDTTWDQIDTLYDEYDKIKIAYPYGQFVFDKTPVESELTAISQVAGELGPAINFGKVTDPEQAVNEFREKLKLAGYDKVKAELQKQLDAYKEKMAK